A window of the Pseudomonas fluorescens genome harbors these coding sequences:
- a CDS encoding DUF1175 domain-containing protein, giving the protein MAAAGVESAVTSLIRSLGLLALLLSAGARAVEAPALDPQQSQVFRAWFVRIAQEQLSKGPSPRWYQQDCAGLVRFAANEALKVHDDKWLRSNGVSNRYLPPELDLSADQRKLAQQWQQGGGKVGPYVNAIKLIQFNSHLIGRDVSQARPGDLMFFDQGDDQHLMIWMGRYIAYHTGTTTPTDNGMRSASLQQLMTWKDTRWIPDAANPNFIGVYRLNFLSQ; this is encoded by the coding sequence ATGGCTGCCGCTGGAGTGGAAAGCGCTGTGACGTCGCTGATCCGCAGCCTCGGCTTGCTGGCGTTGTTGCTCAGCGCCGGTGCTCGAGCCGTTGAGGCACCCGCCCTCGATCCGCAGCAGTCCCAGGTCTTTCGCGCCTGGTTCGTGCGCATCGCCCAGGAACAATTAAGCAAGGGCCCGAGCCCGCGCTGGTATCAGCAGGACTGCGCAGGGCTGGTGCGTTTTGCCGCCAACGAAGCGCTGAAGGTGCATGACGACAAATGGTTGCGCAGCAATGGCGTGTCCAATCGCTACCTGCCCCCGGAGCTGGACCTGAGCGCCGATCAGCGCAAGCTCGCCCAGCAATGGCAGCAGGGCGGCGGCAAGGTCGGGCCCTACGTCAACGCGATCAAACTGATTCAGTTCAACAGCCATCTGATCGGCCGCGACGTGTCCCAGGCACGGCCCGGCGATCTGATGTTTTTCGATCAGGGCGACGACCAGCACCTGATGATCTGGATGGGCCGCTACATCGCCTATCACACCGGCACGACCACCCCAACCGACAACGGCATGCGTTCGGCAAGCCTGCAGCAACTCATGACATGGAAGGACACCCGATGGATACCCGACGCAGCCAACCCCAACTTCATCGGCGTCTATCGACTGAACTTTCTCTCCCAATGA
- a CDS encoding DUF2138 domain-containing protein codes for MSENTATPATDVPAAKPSRRWPLLAVGLCLVAGVAGGLGWLMHKPKAPPAELASDKLGLSRPDVLLETRSLSQLPKDLLTVPFLKATLTEDFVFYYETHADRLGLIGSLRRIIYEHGLKLQDSLIEQLFDQPADVALWRGADGRLKDFLLVMDRGGLAKVLEPLAKVALDDSQLSVFSTLKVGGDEVPLYQLTYNAGKSLLFASRGDKLVVLSNPTKLYDPESGASEESGHVSPQALSALLNGEKLFPEAFGLTAKTPETKQRLSVNSSVLAMGYQRFIPNFAGLRFDMDDKGWHSYLAMDELENQPDFDFKPVWQAMPLGASACVTLPVAAEPQKPLLVKLGAEEAVAQKLTEHVAGAAGLCWYADSRLYTPLLVASLNDEDNGKLDADIGTLFDSMVGAYEGKVDEHAFPVVEKQEGQSHLWQRQVSSNFGPYAAKDAEDPDAITGRAFMKVSLARHGSTLLFSLDDKLVDKALGTLDKRFPPMADVLPKDVLMPIYFGPDSMAQLIQQETLDSLPQDMEPVFYNAAQTYLIPKLRTLGGMGKYALTLPEGSEPDGHWQWLPLEWKAL; via the coding sequence ATGAGCGAAAACACTGCGACCCCGGCTACCGACGTGCCCGCCGCCAAACCTTCCCGGCGCTGGCCGTTGCTGGCGGTCGGGCTGTGCCTGGTGGCCGGCGTGGCGGGCGGGCTCGGCTGGCTGATGCACAAGCCCAAGGCGCCGCCGGCGGAATTGGCCAGCGACAAGCTCGGCCTGAGCCGCCCGGACGTGCTGCTGGAAACCCGCTCCCTGAGCCAGTTGCCCAAGGACTTGCTGACGGTGCCGTTCCTCAAGGCCACGCTCACCGAGGATTTCGTCTTCTATTATGAAACCCACGCCGACCGCCTCGGCTTGATCGGCAGTCTGCGGCGGATCATCTACGAGCATGGCCTCAAGCTGCAGGACAGCCTGATCGAGCAGCTCTTCGATCAACCGGCAGACGTGGCGCTGTGGCGTGGCGCCGACGGTCGCTTGAAGGATTTCCTGTTGGTGATGGATCGCGGCGGGTTGGCCAAGGTGCTCGAGCCGCTGGCGAAAGTCGCGCTGGATGATTCGCAACTGAGCGTGTTCAGCACCCTGAAAGTTGGCGGCGACGAAGTGCCGCTGTATCAACTGACCTACAACGCCGGCAAATCCCTGCTGTTCGCTTCCCGTGGCGACAAACTGGTGGTGTTGTCCAACCCGACCAAACTCTACGACCCGGAAAGTGGTGCTTCCGAAGAGTCCGGCCATGTTTCGCCGCAAGCGCTGTCGGCTTTGCTCAACGGCGAAAAACTGTTCCCCGAAGCATTTGGGCTCACGGCCAAGACGCCGGAAACCAAACAGCGTCTGTCGGTCAATTCCAGCGTTCTGGCCATGGGTTACCAGCGTTTCATCCCGAACTTCGCCGGTTTGCGTTTCGACATGGACGACAAGGGCTGGCACAGTTATCTCGCGATGGATGAGCTGGAAAACCAGCCGGACTTCGATTTCAAACCGGTCTGGCAGGCCATGCCGCTGGGCGCTAGTGCCTGTGTGACCTTGCCGGTGGCGGCCGAGCCGCAAAAACCGTTGCTGGTGAAACTCGGCGCGGAAGAAGCCGTGGCGCAGAAGCTCACCGAGCACGTGGCCGGCGCAGCGGGCCTGTGCTGGTACGCCGATTCGCGGCTGTACACGCCATTGCTGGTGGCCAGTCTGAACGACGAAGACAACGGCAAACTCGACGCGGATATCGGCACGCTGTTCGATTCGATGGTCGGCGCCTACGAAGGCAAGGTCGACGAGCACGCGTTCCCGGTGGTCGAGAAACAGGAAGGCCAGAGCCATCTCTGGCAGCGTCAGGTCAGTTCCAACTTCGGTCCTTACGCGGCCAAGGATGCCGAGGACCCGGACGCGATCACCGGCCGTGCCTTCATGAAAGTCAGCCTGGCGCGTCATGGTTCGACGCTGCTGTTTTCCCTCGACGACAAACTGGTCGACAAAGCCCTCGGCACCCTCGACAAACGCTTCCCGCCGATGGCCGATGTGTTGCCCAAAGACGTGCTGATGCCGATCTACTTCGGTCCGGATTCGATGGCGCAATTGATCCAGCAGGAAACCCTCGACAGCCTGCCGCAGGACATGGAGCCGGTGTTCTACAACGCTGCGCAAACCTACCTGATCCCGAAACTGCGCACCCTCGGCGGCATGGGCAAATACGCCCTGACCTTGCCGGAAGGCAGCGAGCCTGACGGTCACTGGCAATGGCTGCCGCTGGAGTGGAAAGCGCTGTGA
- a CDS encoding YfaP family protein: MRSLLLLLIGLACAPALLAAPSAELSEPVGGWRYHGLLDRTENPQVAYPTPPIDRGVQRNRTMIEGQLKAIGHLRPPHSLAVNGNPLNLYTDDQGRFARPYAFGAGSNSVEVISADGQSLKRVQFYEANNLRTPARIRVVLGWDDPKAELDLHVITPDGQHAFWARPAMSNGGGLDPDGVDGPGPEMFTMTAPLHGTYLVYVNYWGNFGNDGYNFEETSNQNEVITSQITLVLNENTVDEKRETFIVPLRAIGDLLLVKTFNY, translated from the coding sequence ATGCGTTCACTTCTTTTGCTGCTGATCGGGTTGGCCTGCGCGCCCGCGCTGCTGGCGGCGCCGAGCGCGGAGCTGTCGGAGCCGGTGGGTGGCTGGCGCTATCACGGGCTGCTTGATCGCACGGAAAACCCGCAAGTCGCCTATCCCACGCCGCCCATTGATCGCGGCGTCCAGCGCAATCGCACGATGATCGAGGGTCAGCTCAAGGCCATCGGGCATCTGCGTCCGCCTCACAGCCTGGCAGTGAATGGCAATCCACTGAATCTGTACACCGACGACCAGGGCCGTTTTGCCCGGCCCTATGCGTTCGGCGCCGGCTCCAACAGCGTCGAGGTGATCAGCGCCGACGGCCAGTCGCTCAAGCGCGTTCAATTCTACGAAGCCAACAATTTGCGCACGCCGGCGCGGATCCGCGTGGTGCTCGGTTGGGACGACCCTAAAGCGGAACTCGACCTGCACGTCATTACGCCTGACGGCCAGCATGCTTTCTGGGCGCGTCCGGCGATGAGCAACGGCGGTGGCCTCGATCCGGACGGCGTCGACGGTCCCGGCCCGGAAATGTTCACCATGACTGCGCCGTTGCACGGCACCTATCTGGTTTACGTCAACTATTGGGGCAACTTCGGCAACGACGGCTATAACTTCGAGGAGACCAGCAACCAGAACGAGGTCATCACCTCGCAGATCACTCTGGTGCTCAACGAAAACACCGTCGACGAAAAACGCGAAACGTTCATCGTGCCCCTGCGGGCCATCGGTGATCTGCTGCTGGTCAAGACTTTCAACTATTAA
- a CDS encoding Fic family protein: MATHWIWQQPDWPDFNWQAEHLSLLLRECVQAQGQLMGMAGSVGHSLSAQTELDALLQNIVTSSAIEGEQLNVGSVRSSLARRLGLESPDDDKVSQRSEGLAQLMFDATRRLAEPLTLERLLEWHSWLFPEQENGFFSRAINVGALRGDEPMQVVSGQIDRPTVHFEAPPRQGLERQLDSFLKWFDASQHQAGLDPLLRAGIAHFWFVTLHPFDDGNGRLTRTLTDLALAQGEAQAIRFYAMSASILDDRAGYYRILESSQKATLDITDWLAWFLQTLLRSLQQAIARIEGVLGKSRFWQTHRESELSVEQIKVLNRLLDGGERGFEHGISAAQYQAVAKVSKATATRHLAELLEKGCLERLPGGGRSTRYQISFPGKSAE; the protein is encoded by the coding sequence ATGGCAACTCACTGGATCTGGCAGCAGCCCGATTGGCCCGACTTCAACTGGCAGGCGGAACATCTGTCACTGTTATTGCGCGAGTGTGTTCAGGCACAAGGTCAATTGATGGGCATGGCGGGATCGGTGGGCCATTCACTGAGCGCTCAGACTGAGCTGGACGCGTTGCTGCAGAACATCGTGACCTCCTCGGCCATCGAGGGTGAGCAGTTGAATGTCGGATCGGTGCGATCTTCACTGGCTCGGCGCCTGGGGCTGGAATCCCCTGATGACGACAAAGTCAGTCAACGCAGCGAGGGACTGGCTCAACTGATGTTCGATGCCACCCGCCGCCTTGCCGAACCGCTGACGCTGGAGCGTTTGCTGGAATGGCATTCGTGGCTGTTTCCAGAGCAGGAAAACGGCTTCTTTTCACGCGCGATCAATGTCGGCGCCCTACGCGGCGATGAGCCGATGCAGGTGGTTTCCGGACAAATCGACCGTCCGACTGTGCATTTCGAGGCACCGCCGCGACAAGGGCTAGAGCGACAACTCGACAGTTTTCTCAAATGGTTCGACGCCAGTCAGCATCAGGCAGGCCTCGATCCTTTGCTGCGAGCAGGCATCGCGCACTTCTGGTTCGTCACCTTGCACCCGTTCGATGACGGCAACGGCCGCCTTACCCGCACTCTCACCGATCTGGCACTGGCTCAGGGCGAAGCGCAGGCGATTCGTTTTTATGCGATGTCCGCCAGCATTCTCGACGACCGCGCTGGCTATTACCGGATTCTCGAATCCAGCCAGAAAGCCACGCTGGACATCACCGATTGGCTCGCATGGTTCCTGCAAACCCTGCTGCGCAGCCTGCAACAGGCCATTGCGCGGATTGAAGGCGTATTGGGCAAGTCACGTTTCTGGCAAACGCACCGGGAATCCGAGCTGTCGGTGGAGCAGATCAAAGTGCTCAACCGCTTGCTCGACGGTGGTGAACGCGGTTTCGAGCACGGTATCAGTGCGGCGCAGTATCAGGCCGTGGCAAAAGTCTCCAAGGCGACGGCGACCCGACATCTGGCGGAGCTGCTGGAAAAAGGTTGTCTCGAACGCCTGCCCGGCGGTGGACGCAGCACGCGCTATCAGATCAGTTTTCCAGGCAAATCCGCAGAGTGA
- a CDS encoding exodeoxyribonuclease VII small subunit, whose amino-acid sequence MARKKAALDFEQSLADLQTLVERLENGELSLEDSLTAFEQGIGLTRDCQAALAQAEQKVQVLLERDGELAEEPFDADQPE is encoded by the coding sequence ATGGCCCGCAAAAAAGCTGCACTGGATTTCGAACAGTCCCTCGCCGACCTGCAAACGCTGGTGGAGCGTCTGGAGAACGGTGAATTGTCGCTGGAAGACTCGCTGACCGCTTTCGAGCAGGGCATCGGCCTGACCCGTGACTGCCAGGCGGCGCTGGCCCAGGCCGAGCAGAAGGTCCAGGTGTTGCTGGAGCGCGATGGCGAACTCGCCGAGGAACCCTTCGACGCGGATCAGCCAGAATGA
- the ispA gene encoding (2E,6E)-farnesyl diphosphate synthase, which produces MIAAYSATSQARVNAALETLFNAPLPELARLYEAMRYSVMNGGKRVRPLLAYAACEALGGKAEQANGAACAVELIHAYSLVHDDLPAMDDDDLRRGQPTTHKKFDEACAILAGDGLQSLAFSALLDPRLSDLSADIRLQQVTALAHAAGPAGMVGGQAIDLGSVGLKLDQKALEQMHRHKTGALIEVSVKLGALASGRAEKDELKSLQTYAQAIGLAFQVQDDILDVESDTETLGKRQGADIARDKPTYPALLGLDAAKAYALELRDQALHALRPFDAAAEPLRDLARYIVDRRN; this is translated from the coding sequence ATGATTGCAGCGTATTCGGCCACCAGCCAGGCGCGCGTTAATGCGGCTCTGGAAACCCTGTTCAACGCCCCGCTGCCAGAACTGGCGCGCCTTTACGAAGCCATGCGCTACAGCGTGATGAACGGCGGCAAACGCGTGCGTCCGCTGCTGGCTTACGCGGCCTGCGAAGCCCTTGGCGGCAAGGCCGAACAGGCCAACGGCGCGGCGTGTGCGGTTGAGCTGATCCACGCGTATTCGCTGGTACACGATGATTTGCCGGCAATGGACGACGACGATCTGCGTCGTGGCCAGCCGACCACCCACAAGAAATTCGATGAAGCTTGCGCGATTCTGGCCGGCGACGGCTTGCAGAGCCTGGCGTTCAGCGCCTTGCTCGACCCGCGCCTGAGCGACCTGAGCGCGGATATCCGCCTGCAACAGGTCACGGCGCTGGCGCACGCGGCAGGCCCGGCCGGCATGGTCGGCGGTCAGGCCATCGACTTAGGCTCGGTTGGTCTGAAGCTCGATCAGAAAGCGCTGGAACAGATGCACCGGCACAAGACCGGCGCGCTGATCGAAGTCAGCGTCAAACTCGGCGCCCTGGCCAGCGGCCGTGCCGAGAAGGATGAATTGAAGTCCCTGCAGACTTATGCACAGGCCATCGGCCTGGCGTTCCAGGTCCAGGACGACATCCTCGACGTCGAAAGCGATACCGAAACCCTCGGCAAGCGCCAGGGTGCCGACATCGCCCGCGACAAGCCGACCTATCCGGCGCTGCTCGGCCTCGACGCCGCCAAGGCTTACGCGCTGGAACTGCGCGATCAGGCCCTGCACGCGCTGCGACCGTTTGACGCGGCTGCCGAGCCGTTGCGCGATCTGGCCCGGTATATCGTCGATCGGCGTAACTGA
- the dxs gene encoding 1-deoxy-D-xylulose-5-phosphate synthase has protein sequence MPTTFHEIPRKRPTTPLLDRANTPDGLRRLGEAELETLADELRLELLYTVGQTGGHFGAGLGVIELTIALHYVFDTPDDRLVWDVGHQAYPHKILTGRRERMESLRQKDGIAAFPRRSESEYDTFGVGHSSTSISAALGMAIAARLQNSDRKAIAVIGDGALTAGMAFEALNHAPEVDANMLVILNDNDMSISRNVGGLSNYLAKILSSRTYASMREGSKKVLSRLPGAWEIARRTEEYAKGMLVPGTLFEELGWNYIGPIDGHDLPTLIATLRNMRDLKGPQFLHIVTKKGKGFAPAEVDPIGYHAITKLEPLDAPAAAPKKAGGPKYSGVFGEWLCDMAAADPRLVGITPAMKEGSDLVAFSERFPLRYFDVAIAEQHAVTLAAGMACEGAKPVVAIYSTFLQRGYDQLVHDVAVQNLDVLFAIDRAGLVGEDGPTHAGSFDLSFLRCIPGMVIMTPSDENELRKMLTTGHLYNGPAAVRYPRGSGPNATIEKDLEPIEIGKGVVRRQGSKVALLVFGVQMAEALKVAETLDATVVDMRFVKPMDEALVREIANSHDLLVTIEENAIMGGAGGAVSEFLARENILKSVLHLGLPDVYVEHAKPAQMLAECGLDEAGIEAAVRERLELLNR, from the coding sequence ATGCCCACGACGTTTCATGAGATTCCCCGCAAGCGCCCGACCACGCCCCTGCTCGACCGCGCGAACACGCCGGACGGCCTGCGCCGGTTAGGCGAAGCCGAGCTGGAAACCCTGGCTGATGAGTTGCGCCTGGAATTGCTCTACACGGTCGGCCAGACCGGTGGGCATTTCGGTGCCGGCCTGGGCGTCATCGAGCTGACCATCGCGTTGCATTACGTCTTCGACACCCCGGACGACCGGCTGGTGTGGGACGTCGGTCATCAGGCCTATCCGCACAAGATCCTCACCGGTCGTCGCGAGCGCATGGAGTCCTTGCGCCAGAAGGACGGCATCGCCGCCTTCCCGCGCCGCTCCGAGAGCGAGTACGACACATTCGGCGTCGGTCACTCCAGCACCTCGATCAGCGCGGCGCTGGGCATGGCCATCGCCGCCCGCCTGCAGAACAGCGATCGCAAGGCGATTGCGGTGATCGGCGACGGCGCATTGACCGCCGGCATGGCCTTCGAAGCGCTGAACCACGCACCGGAAGTCGACGCCAACATGCTGGTGATCCTCAACGACAACGACATGTCGATCTCGCGCAACGTCGGCGGGCTGTCGAACTATCTGGCGAAGATCCTTTCCAGCCGTACCTACGCGAGCATGCGCGAAGGCAGCAAGAAAGTGCTGTCGCGCCTGCCCGGCGCCTGGGAAATCGCCCGTCGTACCGAAGAATATGCCAAGGGCATGCTGGTTCCCGGCACCCTGTTCGAAGAGCTGGGCTGGAACTACATCGGCCCGATCGACGGCCACGACCTGCCAACCCTGATCGCCACCCTGCGCAACATGCGCGATCTGAAAGGCCCGCAATTCCTGCACATCGTCACCAAGAAGGGTAAAGGCTTCGCCCCGGCGGAAGTCGACCCGATCGGTTACCACGCCATCACCAAACTCGAACCGCTGGACGCCCCGGCCGCTGCGCCGAAAAAGGCCGGTGGGCCGAAGTATTCCGGCGTGTTCGGTGAATGGCTGTGCGACATGGCCGCTGCCGACCCGCGTCTGGTGGGCATTACCCCGGCGATGAAGGAAGGCTCGGATCTGGTGGCGTTCAGCGAACGCTTCCCGCTGCGCTACTTCGACGTGGCGATTGCCGAGCAACATGCCGTGACCCTCGCGGCCGGCATGGCCTGCGAAGGCGCGAAACCGGTGGTGGCGATCTACTCGACGTTCCTGCAACGCGGTTACGACCAGTTGGTGCATGACGTCGCGGTGCAGAACCTCGACGTGCTGTTCGCCATCGACCGCGCCGGTCTGGTGGGCGAAGACGGCCCGACCCACGCCGGCAGCTTCGACCTTTCGTTCCTGCGTTGCATCCCGGGCATGGTCATCATGACCCCGAGCGATGAAAACGAACTGCGCAAGATGCTCACCACCGGCCACCTGTACAACGGCCCGGCGGCGGTGCGTTATCCACGCGGCTCCGGCCCGAACGCGACCATCGAGAAAGACCTCGAACCGATCGAGATCGGCAAGGGTGTGGTGCGTCGTCAGGGCAGCAAGGTCGCCCTGCTGGTGTTCGGCGTGCAAATGGCCGAAGCCCTGAAAGTCGCCGAGACGCTGGACGCGACCGTGGTCGACATGCGTTTCGTCAAACCGATGGACGAAGCGCTGGTGCGCGAAATCGCCAACAGCCACGACCTGCTGGTGACCATCGAAGAGAACGCGATCATGGGCGGCGCCGGTGGCGCGGTCAGCGAATTCCTCGCCCGCGAGAACATCCTCAAGTCGGTGCTGCACCTGGGCTTGCCGGATGTTTACGTCGAGCACGCCAAACCGGCGCAGATGCTGGCCGAGTGCGGGCTGGACGAGGCCGGGATCGAAGCGGCGGTGCGTGAGCGACTGGAACTGCTTAACCGCTAA
- a CDS encoding TonB-dependent receptor domain-containing protein, with the protein MNLSRLALPLLLLPSANALADTFERDQALKLPDMLISANRQVEARNDSSAANTVFTREDIERLQPRSVTDLLQRVPGVQVAQTGGRGSLPGIYIRGTQSAQSLVLVDGQRIGNSTSGDSNLQHLNIEQIERVEVLRGSRSVIYGSDAIGGVIQIFTRRGGEQGLQPRMHVGFGSNQTWERSVGLSGGDEKTRFNLGASLDETAGLDRTHESYPSDSDHDAYRNKSISMSLSHALTDDIEVGANLLDNRGKSEFDNPFGRFDPVTFDSLQQQPYSDFTVSSFSSYIDARINERWKSRLELGHSENREKTFDKLSDERSVFNTYRDSVTWQNDLTLDARNSLILGGDWYEDRINSSTAFDEDSRWNRAAFIQHRFQADSFSTELGLRRDDNQQFGGQNSWSGTLTLPVNPDNDLLLSYSEGFRAPTFNDLYYPDFSNPDLKPETSKSYELQWRSQLSDSTRLEASLYRTDLEDAIIFGSNSRPENVASARINGFEAALKQELFGWQSNLGVAIIDPRDRDTGHTLARRARRTLSWDLDRQFDRLGLGASWQAVSSSYDDLNNQQPLGGYALLGLRSSWALNREIKLDFKVDNLLDKGYSRALYSHDGSQYGYREEGRAFMLGVTWTPQL; encoded by the coding sequence ATGAACCTCTCGCGCCTCGCCCTGCCCCTCCTGCTGCTACCCTCCGCCAACGCCCTCGCCGACACCTTCGAACGCGATCAGGCCCTGAAGCTGCCGGACATGCTGATCAGCGCCAACCGCCAGGTCGAAGCACGCAACGACAGCAGCGCCGCCAACACCGTGTTCACCCGCGAAGACATCGAGCGCCTGCAACCGCGCAGCGTCACCGATCTGCTGCAACGAGTGCCCGGTGTGCAAGTCGCGCAAACCGGCGGGCGCGGGAGTCTTCCGGGTATTTACATCCGTGGCACGCAATCGGCGCAGAGCCTGGTGCTGGTCGACGGCCAGCGCATCGGCAATTCCACCTCCGGCGACAGCAACCTGCAACACCTGAACATCGAACAGATCGAACGCGTGGAAGTGCTGCGCGGTTCGCGCTCGGTGATTTACGGCAGCGATGCGATTGGCGGGGTGATTCAGATCTTCACACGGCGCGGTGGCGAGCAAGGCTTGCAGCCTCGGATGCATGTGGGGTTCGGCAGCAATCAGACCTGGGAGCGCAGTGTCGGTCTGTCCGGCGGAGACGAGAAAACCCGTTTCAACCTCGGCGCCAGCCTCGACGAAACCGCCGGCCTCGACCGCACCCACGAGTCGTACCCCAGCGACAGCGATCATGACGCCTATCGCAATAAATCCATCAGCATGAGCCTCAGCCATGCGTTGACCGATGACATCGAAGTCGGCGCCAATCTGCTGGATAACCGTGGCAAAAGCGAGTTCGACAACCCGTTCGGGCGCTTCGACCCGGTGACCTTCGACTCCCTCCAGCAGCAGCCTTATAGCGACTTCACCGTCAGCAGTTTCAGCAGCTACATCGACGCGCGGATCAACGAACGCTGGAAATCGCGCCTGGAGCTTGGCCACAGCGAAAACCGCGAGAAGACCTTCGACAAGCTCAGCGACGAACGCTCGGTGTTCAACACCTACCGTGATTCGGTGACCTGGCAGAACGACCTGACCCTCGATGCGCGCAACAGCCTGATCCTTGGCGGCGACTGGTACGAAGACCGGATCAACAGCAGCACCGCGTTCGACGAAGACAGCCGCTGGAACCGCGCCGCGTTCATCCAGCATCGCTTCCAGGCTGACAGCTTCTCCACCGAACTGGGTCTGCGCCGCGATGACAACCAGCAGTTCGGCGGCCAGAACAGCTGGAGCGGCACGCTGACGTTGCCGGTCAATCCGGACAACGATCTGCTGCTCAGCTACAGCGAAGGCTTCCGCGCGCCAACCTTCAACGATCTGTATTACCCGGATTTCAGCAACCCCGACCTGAAACCGGAAACCTCGAAAAGCTACGAGCTTCAATGGCGCAGTCAGTTGAGTGACAGCACTCGTCTGGAAGCCTCGCTGTATCGGACCGATCTGGAAGACGCGATCATCTTCGGCAGCAACTCACGCCCTGAAAACGTCGCTTCGGCGCGGATCAACGGTTTCGAAGCAGCGCTGAAACAGGAGCTGTTCGGCTGGCAGAGCAACCTCGGCGTGGCAATCATCGATCCGCGTGACCGCGACACCGGCCACACGTTGGCGCGTCGTGCCCGTCGCACCCTGAGCTGGGATCTGGACCGGCAATTTGATCGCCTCGGTCTAGGCGCCAGTTGGCAGGCCGTCAGCAGCAGTTATGACGACCTGAACAATCAACAACCATTGGGCGGTTATGCGCTGCTCGGGCTGCGCAGCAGTTGGGCGCTGAATCGTGAGATCAAGCTGGATTTCAAGGTCGATAACCTGCTGGACAAGGGTTACAGCCGCGCGCTGTACAGCCATGACGGCAGTCAGTATGGCTATCGCGAGGAAGGTCGGGCGTTCATGTTAGGCGTGACCTGGACGCCGCAGCTCTAA